Within Coregonus clupeaformis isolate EN_2021a unplaced genomic scaffold, ASM2061545v1 scaf0387, whole genome shotgun sequence, the genomic segment atgaaattcacacttctcaggcttaacgtagaggtgattgtcaaggagcctctggagaacccggctaacatgcccctcatgctccttcagtgacctcgagaagatgagggatatcgtccaggtacacggagacgaacagattaagcatatcccggagaacatcattaatcagggcttggaatactgcgggggcattggtgagcccgaacggcatcacccgatattcatagtgtcccgtaggcgtgttgaacgccgtcttccattcgtctcctggcggatccgcacgagatggtaagcattgcggagatccagcttagtaaaaatggaagcccccttgaagcagctcaaaagcagtggccatgagaggaagagggtatcgattccgaaccgtgatcttgttgagtcccctgtaatcaatacaaggcctcagacccccgtctttcttttcaacaaaaagaagcccgccccagccggggaagtagaggcatagatgaggccggctgccaaggactccttgatgtaggtgtCCATaactgcgtgctcggggaggacaaggaaaagatccgacctctaggagggcagcacccagggagtagatcaatggcacagtcataagtgcgatgaggcggtaaggcagtagcccgggccttgctgaacactgctttgaaccgatggtaaacactggggactcgggagacgtcaacagactcttgaaactgggtactaggggctgaggaactctgaagcatgcaggtgagttggcaagtgggaccccagctaagaatggtgcccagtaggccagtcgatctggggattatgtctgcatagccaagggtgacccaggataataggatactcgggagagtcaatgagatagaaggtctcctcctgctggtgttgagagatggtaagtcgcagggactgagtcgcctcagtaacttttcctggttccagaggtctgccatctaaggctgtaactgcctggggttgaggaagtagttgggtagggatcttaagttccttagccaaggttacatccataaaatcacctgcggcaccggaatcgatcatagcctggacccgatgctggtggccctcccaggacagagtggctggaatagctaggaccgcgttagtaggaggagctctaattttccccatcacaaccctcctgtagctgggcggggacaggcgtttcccaagctcggggcaagtggagcggaagtggccggcaaccccgcagtagaggcaccgacgctccctcatgcgacgttccctttcgttggaagaaagcctggaacggcctaactgcatgctctccggggaatcctggggcagttcaggagcggggcagctctgaatgacggaatcaaacaggagaaacagagctgctcagaggaacttgggactgagacacctgacggcgagccgttctccgctctcttagacgattgtccaggcggatggccaaggctatgagggactcgagatcttcagctggttcacgggtggctaactcatcttgaaggggctcagataaccctcccctgaaagcagaccctcagcgcttcatcattccatccgctccttgctgctatggttcggaactcaatggcaaaatctgccgtgcttggggccctgacggagagacagtaggcgctggaagcctcccgcccactgacaggatgatcgaacacccgcttgaactcttctacaaatgcagcgtgggagtcacaacaggcctcctgggactgccacaccgcagaggcccaggcgagcgccttgtctgaaagaagggtaatgaggtaggcaatcttggaacggtctgtgggaaaacttgagggttggagctcgaaggtgagggagcattgggtgaggaaaccctgacaagagcttggatccccagaaaagggcttgggaggtggtagtcggggctccgccaaccgagaaggcctgtcgtcactgggaggtgaccgggggaaggggagaaccaaggaggcgttcaaagagctggtgaagggaactcatcatttcggccaggagttgagaatgtctagccatcagctcctcttgtcggctgagaacggcttcatggcgctggaaagaagcctcatgtcgaatgatcaccgccaacaggtcctgggaactgagtgttcctgggtccatgattgacttggttattctgtcacaagccgggctagaactccggtctcaaatgtgtagagctgggggtactaccccttgccacagaggagatgtttgtaggacccaaatgaaacaccccaggcaatactccaggtaagtagatttaatgttcaaaacaggaggcaaaacaaaacaactccccgaggggagaaaaacaaactaaagataactcaataacttactaggactgatacggtgggacaaagcaggagacacatagacaggacgcaataaccaagtgagaaacaaggggaaaacacacagctaaaatactcaaggggaaacaaggcacaggtgacatagataagctaattaggacacatgaggaaaaactaaggcaaaggggaacacagctgacctctagaggccaggagacaaacaggggaagcaggaagctgacacacctAGCTTGTTTATCATGCAAAGGTATAGAATACGTGGTATATCTAACTATGTTTTGAATTATTAGTCATGTTAATGTGTACTAAGAAGACATTAACAGGTAAGGCAGTGGAATAATCTGTGTCAAAAACAGAATTCCTATATGATGAAAGACCAAACATAAAGCGAACCATCTCTGCTACTTACATCACCAACAACAGCATTCACCTTGTTAAACCattctgggcccgtattcataaagcatctcacagtctgatctaggatcaggtccccgccctgtccatgtaatcttattcattattatCTATAAGGCAAAACTGGTCTTAGAtctgcactcctactctgagaagctttatgaatacaggccctggactGGGCAATAATAAAACACATCTGCACACATTTATTTCCAGACCAACACATTCTAGTGGAGCTGGAGAAGAAGAAGATAGTTGTCTTCACTCCCTCGAGACGCGTCGGTGGTAAACGGGTGGTCTGCTATGATGACCGTTTTATCGTGAAGCTGGCCTACGAGTCGGACGGTGTGATCGTGTCCAACGACACCTATAGGGACCTCCAGGGAGAGCGTCCGGAGTGGAAGCGCTGTATCGAGGAGAGGCTGCTCATGTACTCTTTCGTCAATGACAAGTGAGTGCtggaatgttttttgttttttttggggggggggataaaTAGAGAGAAGGTGAAGAGGCCATACATGTGGTATGGGGGGATTCAGCAGGTAACATCTGTCAAAAATACTGATTTTGGACAGAAACATGAGATATAccgtgggggaaaaaagtatttagtcagccaccaattgtgcaagttctcccacttaaaaagatgagagaggcctgtaattttcatcataggtacacgtcaactatgacagacaaaatgaggaaaaaaattccagaaaatcacattgtaggattttttatgaatttatttgcaaattatggtggaaaataagtatttggtcaataacaaaagtttctcaatactttgttatataccctttgttggcaatgacacaggtcaaatgttttctgtaagtcttattttggcccattcctccatgcagatctcctctagagcagtgatgttttggggctgtcgctgggcaacacggactttcaactccctccaaagattttctatggggttgagatctggagactggctaggccactccaggaccttgaaatgcttcttacgaagccactccttcgttgcccgggcggtgtgtttgggatcattgtcatgctgaaagacccagccacgtttcattttcaatgcccttgctgatggaaggaggttttcactcaaaatctcacgatacatggccccattcattctttcctttacacggatcagtcgtcctggtccctttgcagaaaaacaaccccaaagcatgatgtttccacccccatgcttcacagtaggtatggtgttctttggatgcaactcagcattctttgtcctccagacacgacgagttgagtttttaccaaaaagttatattttggtttcatctgaccatatgacattctcccaatcctcttctggatcatccaaatgcactctagcaaacttcagacgggcctggacatgtactggcttaagcagggggacacgtctggcactgcaggatttcagtccctggcggcgtagtgtgttactgatggtaggctttgttactttggtcccagctctctgcaggtcattcactaggtccccccgtgtggttctgggatttctgctcaccgttcttgtgatcattttgaccccacggggtgagatcttgcgtggagccccagatcgagggagattatcagtggtcttgtatgtcttccatttcctaataattgctcccacagttgatttcttcaaaccaagctgcttacctattgcagattcagtcttcccatcctggtgcaggtctacaattttgtttctggtgtcctttgacagctctttggtcatggccatagtggagtttggagtgtgactgtttgaggttgtggacaggtgtcttttatactgataacaagttcaaacaggtgccattaatacaggtaacgagtggaggacagaggagcctcttaaagaagaagttacaggtctgtgagagccagaaatcttgcttgtttgtaggtgaccaaatacttattttccaccataatttgcaaataaattcattaaaaatcctacaatgtgattttctggaaaaaaaattctcaatttgtcagtcatagttgacgtgtacctatgatgaaaattacaggcctctctcatctttttaagtgggagaacttacacaattggtggctgactaaatacttttttcccccactgtatgtatactgtagctaagaaagtaatactaagtgtatgttgtgtagtaagctgttagtagcccatgtgcctcaccctaataatattaatcatgcattgatgtcaaggGTAGATATGTACAACAATTTTAGTAATGCACATAGTTCTTTAGTCAGGATTCAGAAATAGCAAGCAACTTGGTTCCGAAAAGCAGATTTGACCTTTAGAGATACTGtagtagtgtaatatactgaaaGGCCATGGTCACcaactggtcgatctccaaggcattcctagtcgatcgccaaacatttctgtaaaaaaaactaCGATAAAGTCTTGTGTTCCTATTTTTTTTATTCATCTCgcactgttggtggtaggtgcacccgattcagctgcACTGCGCGCCAGGTAGGTGAAGTGTTCCATTTtaaaccatttcatgtgtctgaaggtacaaactctgccttcccggcgGGCCCGGAGAgtaaatcaagtgcactataggcctaccgctagTCAATCGTATGGCTCAGATTACCatgtctgcagtaacgtagcaggcataaaagaaagctacagcaaagttgatattTTGAGATTTCAGAACTTTTAAAACAATGACTcaatgaatacagcaaagagctgcagtttttttgtgtgttcatgtttaagttcttactaagcactgtcaacactttttattcaacacttttataagccataaaatgcacgTTCATCCTACTTCCACTcgcgctacaaccagcactgcagctgtaatgaatgagtaggaaagtgtatcgataggcttgtgtggttattattagcggcttgggtcttttttaatatagaggaatatttcactttctccattcataggagtaacaacatgaatttgtgcatgaggcagaaataatgcagtgcgactcgagttttgccatcagctggaagacagtgtccctttttggtcagtgtcagcggaggaaagggagagcgggagGGCATTGAGAGGcaaccctcagtctgctgctctctctgtccactgagactgaccatcagatgcaggcaccgtcagcccagtaaaataaaaataaaaagcaaattatttcagTGTAGCTTattcagctgtgcctcacaagtaatacagctgatctattaccggtgtgatcgTATAGCCTacctaaaatgtataaaaatggtGCGAACAACAATCCATTGGCAGgacaattcaagcaaagccaatatgcagtgataatgaattgggcctatagcctactgcacaaacctcattgttacagtactgtttttaataggttaatgttgcataggcttacgtagatctcagcttgcattttgactcagaaagtgatcttgactcagaaaaggttggtgaccactccTGTAAGGTTAGAGGATGATGAATGAGACAACATGTATTCGTGTAATTATTTCAGATATGAAAAGCAAACATTCCCTCTGACTGCACCATGTTTTATTGTTCTTATCGATCAGATTAGATCCTCTATCACTTCTCTGCCTGTATGGTTTTCTGATCAGTATTACCCATTTCCGGCCCAGATTCATGCCTCCAGATGACCCGCTTGGTCGTCATGGTCCCAGTCTGGAGAACTTCCTgaggaagaagcctctgctgcCAGAACACAAGCGCCAACTCTGTCCTTATGGTAAGATCTCAATCATAGAGATATATATGTGAGATACCATAGGGTTCTAATTATATTGTCTGAACACTGAAGCTTAGTTTAAAACCTGTCTTGTTGAAGCAGAAGAGAAACTAAGTActaatctaggatcaggtcccccattAGGCATAACTGATTTTATATCAGCACTTCTAATCTGAGATTCTTTGTGAAGAGCCCACATACTTTGTTCTGTAGAATTGTAGGGTTAACAGTATTATTTTAGTTGATTTTAGACTAGATAGTAATACTGTAATAACTTTAATGTTTAGTAACTGTCATTTATGTTTTCTATTTCAGGTAAAAAGTGCACCTACGGCGTAAAGTGTAAGTTTTACCACCCAGAGCGCACTCACCAATCCCACTGCTCGTTGGCTGACGAGCTCAGGGAGAAGGCCAGGCTCTCCTCGGTAAAAGAGGACCGGAATCCCATGATGTCACACCTGAGGGGCCCCAAGTCCGACCCTGGCCCCTTTCCCTCCTATTCTTTGGAGAACGACCTGGAGCACAGGCTGACATTGGAGCACCGCGGTTCCCTGAGGGAGGGTCCCAAGAGCCAAGTAACTGAGAACATGTTGCTGTACTGGGATGGGCCACGCTCCAGTAGGAACCAGCAGGCCCGCAGCCCCACAGCAGTAGGCCAAGGACAGATGGACTGGCCCAGTATGCCCAATATGCCCAGTATGCTCCCCCCCTCCACTACTAGTGACCTCCCCTATGCCAGCATCTCCCATGAGCGCTTGGACTCTGGTTTTGGCTCCTATGAGAGCCAGAGCCAGTACTCAGATGTGTCCCAAGGCCACAGCAAGGCCTTCAGGCccaggcagcagcagcaacagcagggcTTCCCCTCTGGTTCCAGACATCCAGGCATGCATCCAGAGAGGCTGGCCCAGGACAGCCCCCGGTCCTGCAGGTGTTGTTTCCATTTGGCTCCCTCCACAGGTCCCCAGCAGCAGCACCACAGCAACCCACTACAGACCCATTCCCAATCCCAGCCAAGGTATGACACCTACTCGCCCCCTCTGTTCCCACCCAACATGCACCACCAGCACCACTACAGCCTCCCCTGCAACTTCCAGCAAGGCGGGGTGGGGGCACACCATTTCCACCCCCATCAGCACCCCCAGAAGTACTGTTCAGACCCCTTCCATTGCGGGGTCCCCCAGGCTAGGGCGTCCTGTAGCCTCCCCCCCGGCCCCCACCTCCATCACCCCCCTACCCCGCACAAGGCCCCCCACTCATGCTCCTCTTACGGGGATCAGCAGGAACACCACTCCTGGGCCCAGCCACCTCCACCTTCTGTCTTtgacccagagagagaggagctccgTAAGAAACTGCAGGCCATCTTCAACCCCCACCAGGTGGATTCGGTCATGGGGATGTTCCCTCACCTGATGGACGCCCAGAAGCTGGCTGCAGAGATCCTCAACCTCAAATCTCAGGGAGGGGCCTTCTGATGCCTCTAAGCATCTTCTCTAATGGGCTGCTTCAGGGTTGAGATAAGCTTGCACAACTTGAACTTCCACGTAAATCGTTCATTGAGGTCAATGGGATACTTGTGTGAAAAGGAGCCTTGGGTAATTCATCTCGTGTGCTTTTCCTTTGTAATTTACTGTAACATTTTGAACTGTTTGAAAGTGAAAGAgcaacatttttgttgttgttgaggttGTCCTTCCTTAGCAGTCATGTGCATGTCATAGCTTATGTTAAATCCATGACGGGTAGTGTGTGCACAGTTTGGGAGAAGTGTGGAGAATCGGGATAAATCCCCTGTCGTGTTGTTTAACTggattattttattttgatttattGAAAGTTGTATACATTTATGACAGTGTAGCCAAATCTTGATCTGGGATGAACTTGAAAGTTGCCTCTAGACTCAGTACCATGGCAAAAGTGAATCTAGAGTGTTTGACTGTTGATGCATATTGTATCATTTGGGATATACTGTATGTGATCTCTCATTTGTCTGAAATTCAGCTCTCATGCAATAAGAAATAAATATTGTCTAAAATAATGTCCTTATCTAAAAGGGTGGCCATAATGTATTTCCTGTCTCATAGACAAATATTCAATATTCCATCTCTTTATGCAGTGTGGAATGCAATGGTATACCTTTTTCAATGTAAATTATAAAGCTACACCCAAAGAGCCCCAAACACTGTACAGTATCATTCTAACCAAGAGTATCAGTGGAAGAAGCTGCCAAAGAAACTTAATGAAAGTTGGAAAAGCACTTTGTCATTGATCCAAATATTGTAATTCCCCCGTAGATCAGAATGTGATCTAATAGGGTGACGTTCTCAGCAAGATAATGTATAATGTAACATAGTGATAAAACGATTGTATATCTATAAATATatgtgtactgtaatatgtacaCTATGGCCTGTGAGGGTCTCTTGTATCACCAAAGACTGGGTAAATCCAGTAGTAAAGTCACTGTCCAGTGTTTCccgatttctatgaaatatgacctacaatgaattacagtacagtatgagtgaaatagttttccttccaaaatgttttaattaagtatgttaaaaagcagcttttctgtgttggaatggtgtgggtgttCCCCAACAACAGagtggtgtgggcgtataccggttattaaaaatattcatgcgaatagactgctgattggccagctcaagctcctcaggaggatgacatcatcctctatgaggaaatagaaAGCATTTTTTAAACGGTCTGTTTGAGTTTAAGGTTGGGTTttttaaagtgttttttttttcccAATTTATGATTTGGCCACAAATACAAGAatatgagtcaacaacattatttaggtatgagttaacagaatattaacttttaaaagtgagattttcactggacagttactttaacaaTGTTTCTGTCGTACTTGTCTGTCTTCGCTGTATGCTGATTTTGTAGATTTGTAAGTGCCTAAACATGTAAAAGTTATAATTCAATTATCATGGACATTTGGAGTAGAGTTCTAGGTCTTAACAAATCttttaacttttttttatttaaaacacATTTTGGTAACTTTATTTAACAGCACGGTAAGTACTAGCTAGGTATTTAAAGTTATAATGTTATTATTATGCAATCATATAGTATTACCAGCTTCATATCAGGTTATTACAGTCTTAATGCAATCATAACTACATGGTACCTGAAATAATTAGCAGGTAACACTAGGTATTTTATTTCTCAGCAATTATTGTGTATTTTTAGAGTAGGCTACTTTGTTTCTTTGGACTAGAAATAGCTTCTATACCAAATCGTAACATTTGTTGCCAAGTATTTACCAGTACCTAGTACTTACCCGACTGTAATAAAGGGTTACTCACTCATTCTTTATTCATTTATATAGCACATAACCACTGCCTTTGAATGTTGGGAAATCATGTTACACTAAAATTAAAGGTTTGAAATACACCTGTGTCTATATTGTCTAATGTCATGTCTCTGTATTGTGTCTCAAGCTACTGTACTATGATATGGCACTTCCATTGTGTCTATTGTTTCAGTGCCTGAGAGCATAGGCAGTCATATGCTCCATGATGATCCTATGAGGATCTGATGATGACCATAgctcagggctctccaaccctgttcctggagagccaccctcatgtaggttttcgctccaaccccagttgtaactaacctgttCAGCAtctcaaccagctaattattaatCAGGTGTGTCAGATTAAGGTTggaatgaaaacctacaggactgtAGCTCACCAGGAActgggttggagagcccacaAATAGCTACTAACACTGTGAAAATGGTGGttatgtgtggctcagttggtaaagcatggtgcTGGCAACATCTGGATGGTAGGTTAGATTCCCACTGGCATCACACATATATAAATGTATGTATGCACGCACTACTGTAAGACGCTTTGGAtaaaaccgtctgctaaatggcacccTCAGCGGCGACGTAAGAAATCGGAAACATCTGGTTCCGGGAGAAAAGGAAGGGAGCCTTTGACGCAACTACTGCTTTTGGATGTGTGTCTCGCTGTTTACAGTCCCCGGTGAAACAGCGAGATGATGTTCTTGCCACAAAGTCGACAGACACCACATACCAATTTTGTTTGTGTCAACTTTGCCAGATATTCCATTATCGCTAGACAACACTAGCTAATATCTGTCTAGCAGCTAGCTACCgcacgtttgctagctagcttgctctTTGCAGTTGTTTCCATCCAAAATATTAACAAGGCGACCCTctatcttaactcctcctccacatttactggattggttgaacagtacAGAAGAGAACTTCTTCCAACTGTTTATTTTCTCGTCATGACCCGAATGTGGGGTTTCCCGCTCAGGCGTTTATTTTACGCCTACTACGATAGGttagctaaatggcatatttaaatGTTAGATCATGTATATATTTTAGGCATGTTGTGAAATGTTGTGATGGCATATTAAAAGAACATTCTGTCCCTGTCGTTCTGTAAATATACAGTAGGCCCACAGTGTAACATAAAGAATCTTCATTTAATTGAATGTCAATGTCATACAGAATACAGAGTTACCTTAATGGATAATTCCACCATTTTCTATTAACATCACATTCATTATCATGTTCATTATGGTGCTGAACAGGAGGTTAAAATGTGGTGtgaggcctagattcaatcagaccAAGCATTAACCAGGGGATAGCCAACATCCGCAAAGCGTTAGAAGTTCAACATCCGCAAaacgttagaagttcagaatgaga encodes:
- the LOC121555804 gene encoding ribonuclease ZC3H12A-like; protein product: MDQAFPSLQTPASGPFEPDPGELQLRVDFFRKLGYSPMEVRDALLKLGLSTDTNSVLGELVSSGASTGTSNSTIPESGEDTTGPISHTGSSMASSRTHGPQRDRPVSSLEDRRDTDSGLKPIVIDGSNVAMSHGNKEVFSCRGIELAVIYFLDRGHSTVIVFVPSWRKEQPRPDVPITDQHILVELEKKKIVVFTPSRRVGGKRVVCYDDRFIVKLAYESDGVIVSNDTYRDLQGERPEWKRCIEERLLMYSFVNDKFMPPDDPLGRHGPSLENFLRKKPLLPEHKRQLCPYGKKCTYGVKCKFYHPERTHQSHCSLADELREKARLSSVKEDRNPMMSHLRGPKSDPGPFPSYSLENDLEHRLTLEHRGSLREGPKSQVTENMLLYWDGPRSSRNQQARSPTAVGQGQMDWPSMPNMPSMLPPSTTSDLPYASISHERLDSGFGSYESQSQYSDVSQGHSKAFRPRQQQQQQGFPSGSRHPGMHPERLAQDSPRSCRCCFHLAPSTGPQQQHHSNPLQTHSQSQPRYDTYSPPLFPPNMHHQHHYSLPCNFQQGGVGAHHFHPHQHPQKYCSDPFHCGVPQARASCSLPPGPHLHHPPTPHKAPHSCSSYGDQQEHHSWAQPPPPSVFDPEREELRKKLQAIFNPHQVDSVMGMFPHLMDAQKLAAEILNLKSQGGAF